A region of the Leptospiraceae bacterium genome:
GCAAGATCCTGGTTAAAGCTTGGTCCCTTTAGTTTGCAGACGAGCGAATTCGCCAAATTATCCACTGTGATACTGCTCGGACAGTATTTAGTTTTAAAAGAAAGAGAAATTCGAAGTATTACAGTTTTAATTATTCCATTTATTATTGTGATTATTCCAATGGTGTTCATTATTGTGCAGCCTGATTTTGGAACTGCGGTTTCTTTTATTCCAATTTTACTTGCAATGCTATTTCTTGGTGGGGCGGACATAATGCACATTAGCTCCTTGATAATACTCGGAGGAATTTCTCTTAGCATTCCAATGTATTTAGAATATACAAGGCTTACCCTGATGGCTCCACTTGTTGAGCTTCTAACTAAGACAGAGAAGACTGAAGTTCTATCTGTTGTAAATCAACTCGGTGGAAAGATTTGGCTTGTATTAAATGGAGAAACGGTTCTTGCTAAGGAAGGGGCAATTCTGATTAACCCCAAGAATTTTAAAATATTACAAGACGCTGCAGACCAAGTAATTGATGAGAATACCAGTTTCTTGTTTAAGCTTTTTTCCAATGAAAGCTTTATGATTACATTTGGTGGAAGTCTTATTCTAATCAGTGCCATTTTGATTGGCTTACGCATTACTCGTGGTTCTGATAATCTCAGAAAGTATTATATCCCATTGGGGGTTCTCGGTATTAGCTTCTTATTTGCATTTGCGGTAACAAAGAAAATTCCTTTCCGAGAAAACCAAGTGATTCGTTTAACTGCATTTATCAATCCTGATCAGTTTAAACAGGGTGCAGGTTATCAGCTACGTGCTTCTAAACCGGCGATTGGCTCTGGACGTTTTGTTGGTAAAGGGTTTGGTCATGGTGAGATGACAGAGGGAAGAGTTCCTCATGTTCCTGAAAGTAGCACTGACTTTATATTTGCCTCCTGGGCAGAGCAGACTGGGTTTATTGGATCTGTATTTCTTTTATTTTTCTTATTATCAATTCCTTTGCGTGGACTTCAGATTAGTTTCGAAAGTAAGGATAGGTTTGGTTCGCTGTTAGCCGCAGGCATTGTCGCGTTGATTTTTTTTCATATGGCTATTAATATTGGAATTGTAATTGGACTTATGCCTATTACTGGTTTGCCTCTTTCGTTCATGAGTTATGGAGGCTCACATCTACTTATGTCGATGGTTGCCGTTGGTATCATTCTTTCTATAAAACTTAGAAAACATGCAAATTAAAGTTGTGCGATAATGCTAAATAGATCTACTATTCATGAAGAAGTAAGAGAATTTTTTGACGTAAAGAGTAATCTTGTCAGAGAAATCGAAAGGTATGAAAAGAAAGTCTATTCCGAGAAGCAAGACTTAGCTAGGATACAGAAAATATTAGATCAACTATGGACGCTTGTTGATAAAAGTAATTCTGAATATTTCAGAGTAAGACTGGTTACTCTTGATAAGCTGCTCAAAAGAAATGCAGAAAAGAGAACTTACCGTAAAATTGAATTTGATAGAATCTTTAAAATTCTATCAAAGATCAAAGAAGATGATGGAGTAGAATTCTTAAATGAAGGACTCAGGAATCGGATTGAGAAAATATCAGAAAGACTATTTCGCACAACGCATCATTTAGAACCGGAGACTGAGGATAAATTCTATCTATTAACATATAAAACTTTAAGCTTTATAGTGCGTAGTTATGAGAAAAAGATTCTACAGGACGTAGATGCAAGAAAGTCTTACGTTAGAATAAAAAATAAACGTTATCCGTTATTTCCTGCCTATACCGGTCTCAAGACTGGCGATGAAGATTTTCAAATAGATTATTGTAATGTTTTAATTCTTAAAGTCAGAACTGATTATAAATGCTTCCGATTCGATCATATCGAAACAGTATCGGATATTAGTTATGATTATTTAAATGCAAAGATGATTCCCCTCGAAGAGCCAATTCAAGAAATCAAACACTATATCCGCCTAAGAGGCAAACGGGTATATTACTTAGATGTTTGATTACTTCCTCTGTCATTTCGAACTAGCAGCATCCGATTTTGCGCCGTGAGAAATCTATTTGGCAATATAACGATAGTTCTAAGCTAGATAGACCTCTCACGATTTTCCACCCTGCGCTTAGTCGCGGCCTTCACCTTCGTATGTTCGAGGTGACTGTAATGCAAGGCTCTATACTTTATATTCGTTATTTTTCATACATTGTCTTCATTTCGTAAAGAATCTTGTTGGGCTTAGTATCTTTATCTATTTCTGTAAATTCTAAAATAGAAACTAAACCGGTTGCATTGTCTGTCATTTCTAATCTATTCAAACTTGAAATTTCGGAATTGGAATTGCTTTCTCTTACTTTGATTTTTCCATATCTAAATTTCATTGTCTTAATTAAAAATCCTTCATGGGAAGTAAAATCTATTTTCCTTGGAGCATAATCTGTATTATCTACTTGAAGTTCTAGGTATTTGTAAGAAGGAGTCGATAGAGGAGTCATTTTTAGAATACTTGTTTCCGAGGTTTCGGTCTTTGTTTTGTTTACCTCTGCTGCACTGTAATTTGCTTCATAAGAAAGATTGCTCAAATCTAAATAGGTAAACGAGGAATGCAATACTCTTTCCATCTTTTCCATTTGCTCAATTCCAAAAAAATTTCCGGATAATACATTGTAGTAAGTTAGGTTTTGACCGCGCTTGATGGAAAGTAATTTTGCTACCGGCTTACGGTGAGTAATCTCAAATGTATATAATACATCTTCGCCTTGCTTGAATATGTTTACTTTCCAGAAATGAGTTTCATGATTTCCTTTCTTGATAGAAAGTCTAGCGCGGGTAAGTCCATCGTTTATTGCAAGAGTCCTATCGAGTCGCTCAATGATTTCTTGTCCACCAAGCTTTTCATCAGCGAAGAGAGACAGATTTATTATGAGTAGAAGTGTAGAGAAAAGTTTCATCTTACTTAATATCGGAAATAGAAAAAGGTAATTAACATTATTTATGGAATTGCAAATTTATTTAAAGTCTTCTAATTGTTGATATGGGAACAATGAATTGACCTTTACTACAACTGGAGCAGCACTCGTTTATCATTCGACAGTAAGGGCAATTTGCATCGAACTCTGATCGAACCCTGACCGAAGGCTGATCGAAAGGTAGTAAATGGCTACTAGTCGCTTGCCAATGTAATTCTTAAACTATAAAACAAAAAGGGATGATCAGTTTAGAAAAGATTTTTATCTTTTGCTTTCTTCATTAATTGGCGTTGATTGTTCACTTCTAATTTTCTATAAATACTTCGAACATGAACTCTGAGTGTAGTAACTGAAATATTTAGAGTTTTTGAAATTGTCTTTATGGAATAACCTTCACATAGTTCTTTTAGAACTTCATTTTCCCTTTTGGTAAGAGGCTCGGATTCCTCAGGAGTATTCTCTATGTCATTAAAAAAATTTACAATTCGAAGAGCAATGCTTGGCGTAATGGAAGCTTCCCCAGAAAGTAGAGTGTCTATTGCTGTATCAATAGTAAAGATTTCTCCTTTAAACATATAACCCGTAGCCCCATATTTTAAAGCCTCAAAAATTCGTTCCTCAGCATTGAATCCAGACAAAAGTAATTTTGGAATTTTTAGATTTCGAATGGAAGGTTGTCCTAAGAAAGTAATCCCATCCATTCCTGTGAGTCTAATATCAATTATTAGAAAATTAATTGTGCTAAGAAAATTTGATTGAAGCGCTTCTTCGGCAGAGGTAAATTCTAAAATTTCTTTTACATCTTTTCTTACTTTTAAAAGATTCACTACCGTTCCTAAAAATCTATAGTCATCTTCTACAATTCCAAAAACCAAATTCGCCTCTTTCATTCATACAGGAAAATTGTTAGTTATCCTAATTTCAAGTGAAAATATACTCAAAATTGGGTAGATGGAAGACCGTTTGCATTAATATGTCATAATATGGCACATAACTAATCCGAAAGCATTTAGAAAAATGGAATCAAGTTTAATCTGTTTTGATACAAGCATCCTAAAAGATTTCTTCCGTTAGGTGGCAAGGAGAAATGAAATGGAGAGTGAATTTTCCTTTTTGTTTTAAAAAATACTTGCAGAGCTTGCTTTATTCATAAGAATAAAAACTATGATGTCACAGGTAACAATGTTACAACTGAAAGAACTGACTGGAGAATCCGACTATGAATCCTCAGTGCAAAAACTTGTTTTTGAATATTTAGAATTGAAACTTTCCTATTGGAAATTAATTGATAAACAATTTGAAGAAAAAAAAGGAATGCCATTTTTAGAGTATCAGAATACTAAATACGAAGAATGGGATGGCATTAACTGGAAATTAAAGGAGGAATTTCACGATTGGGAAGCCGCAATTGCTACAATACAACACTTTTCTAACCTAAGAGACAAATGGTCATTAGTCAGTTCGAAATAGAGTTACAGTCTGCCCTGCAACAGCTTGATTATGTTGTAAGTATTTATCTCTATCAAATCAGTGAAAATTCGATCAAGGGAAAAGTGACTTTGCGAAAGAGTTATACTTTAGAAGTCAGATTTACAGAATTTGAGCAAGAATTCAATTTTACTTTATCATTTACCTTGTTATACAATGACGAAAGAATCTGGGGATTAGATAAAGATAACAGGATCGGCTGGCATATTCATCCAATAGGAAATCCAAAAGATCATGAGCCAATACAACCTAAATCAATTTCTGAGATTATTAGCATCTTTGACTCTATGTGCAGTCAATTCATGAGTTACTAACTCAGCAGCTAATCACCATTTACCTTTTTACTACTCAATGAAACCATTTCCATAACTAGAATTTCCGATTTTTCTCCATTCCATCTACCTAAAATTAGGTAGATCGGCTTACAAAAAACGCATAAATCTACTCAATTTTGAGTATTTACATTCTTCGAAGAATATGCGATAGTTGGGTATGGGAAAGGTTAGGCGATAGGGGTTGTCGCCATGGTGGACGGGGAAGAATTTTTGAACAAGAAGGGAATTATATTTTATGAATTCTTTTAATAAGGAGCTAACAGGAAGAGGAATGGTCAGGAGAATCAAAGGAAAATCTATATACCAGATTACGGATAGGTTCCATTTCTTTTTAAATATATTTCAGAGACACATAGCATGAAAACAAAGATGTCCGTAGATTTAACATCCCGTGAAACCCAAATCATTGAATTGGTCATCCAAGGTGCCAGAAATAAAGACATTTGTGACTTACTATGCATTTCAGAAAACACCGTCAAAACTCATTTGCAAAATATCTACTCTAAACTTGACGTTAACTCTAAAGCAAAACTCGTTACATTCGCCTTCCAAAATAAAATCAGCATCCCTCCTGATATGGCGACTTCCGACTAGTTCCTTTTCAATAAAAATTATGCTTTAGTCGAAAAAATCACCCCTTTGGGTGATTGACGGAATTTAAAAATGCGGTTAGAATGAGATTACTGATAGGAGTAGTCTTTAAAGAAGGCCTTATACTAAACAGCCAGTTTAGTATGGAATTTAAATGAGAATAAAATGAAACAACTTTATATATATAGCAGATTAATTTTGATTTTATTGATTTCATCTTTACAATTAAAGTGCAATACAATTCAAGAAATGGCAAGCATACCAAGCATAATTAAAGACTGGTGGTTTTCTAAACCGCAAGCTAGTGTAAATATACATAGCTTAAATTACTTTCTGACAGTTCTAAAGGCTGGAATTCAACCAGCCACAATTCCAAAATCATGCAAATAGTAAAAACAAAGGATCCATCTATGAATAAAATCGGAAAAACAATACAGACCATTACCGTAAAGACAATTCACGAATTGTCTTTACTCGTATCTCTGTCCCTGTATCGACGTATAGAGGCAATTCGTGAATTGCCTCTACGTATAATCCCAATAATTCTTCTTCTCACATGTAGCACACCGGAGGAGAAAAATACAATACCAACAGTAGAACCCGTAAAGATCAAAGGTCGAATTCAGATAGATGAGATTAAATATTCAGGACCGCCAAAGGAAAGCTGGATCGTAGCAGGTATCCGTGATACGGTTACTAACGATTTGGCGAAAGTAAAAGAAGTAGAAGCTATTTCCATTGATGATCAGAACAAGGCATTAAAGATGATAGCGGAGAGACGCAAAGCAGGAGAGAAAAATCTTGATCCTTCTAAAGAATCAGCAAAGATATTAGCCGCAGATTATCTTTGTGTTGGAAACTTACAGAATACAGGAAAAGTTCTGCGATTAAATATTCGACTTTTAAAAGCTCCTGATTTTAGTGCGGAGCAAACATCCACGTTAGACGGCACATTGGATGAAATATTTACTCTGCAAGATAAAGTAGTGGAATCACTGTTAGCCAACGTAGATGCTAAGATGAAACCGGAAGAAAGACTGGCAATAGAAGTATTTACTCCTAAAAATAAAAAGGCTTATGAACTGTATGCGCAGGGATTGCAAATCGAGGATACAAATCCGAAAAAGGCTTTGGATTTGTTTTTACAGGCTTTGAAGTTAGAGCCAGATTATTTGGAAGCTTTGAATTGGATTGGTATACAATATAATGCATTAAGCCAATATGAAAAGGCATTCGAATACCATAATAGAAGAAAGAAACTATTAGAAGATAAAAAACTGAATAATCACAAGGAATATGCAAAAACTTTGAATAATATTGGTTTGGTGTATAAACAACAGAAAAATTATACAGAGGCTTTGGATTATTATTTTCAATCCAAAAAAATCGAGGAAGATTTTGGGCTTCGAAAGACGGCAGAGTATGCAAGCACTTTGAATAACATTGGTTCGGTATATGATGACCAGGGTAAATATGCAGAGGCTTTGGATTATTATTTTCAAACCAAAAAAATCGAGGAAGATCTTGGGCTCGGAAAAACAGCTAGTTATGCAAGCACTTTGAATAACATTGGCGCGGTATATGATGACCAAGGTAAATATGCAGAGGCTTTGGATTATTATTTCCGATCTAAAAAAATCAGTGAAGACCATGGGCTTGGAAAAACAGAAAGTTATGCAGCCAATTTGAACAATATTGGTTATTTATATAGTTCACAGGGCAAATATACAGAGGCTTTGGAATATTATTTCAAAGCACTAAAAATCAGTGAAGACCTCGGACTTGGAAAAACAGCAGGCCATGCAGTAGGTTTAAAAAACATCGGTTTGGCTTTTTATAAGAAAGGTGAATACTGCAAAGCGACAGAATGGGTAAAAAAAGCTGTTACTATTCGGGAAGAAATTGGTGTTCCCAGTGCTAGAGATGACTTAAATATCGTGCAGGAAAAATGTGAGGAGAGTAAACCCACAAATGTAACCCAAGAAAAGAAGAAAGCAATTGATTGGATAATCAAAAATAACCGCTGGGGCACAAAAGACAATGGCGTAGTTCAATTACTAACTGAGAAAATTAATACTGCAATCCAGGATAAAAAAAATATCTATGTTGTCTTTGGAAGTGGTCTGTTAAAATCCGGAAAAGCAATGGAAATTTATTGGAAAAATAATCGTTTTTCAATGAAAGAGTTAAGTGATGAAGAAATTGGTGAGAAAAAACTGGAAGAAATGCAATTAACAGATGGTGAATTAAATGATTAAATTTAGAGGAGATAGGAGAGGATAATGGATAATAAAATGAATTTTATAGGAGAAAAGAGAATGAAAAAAGCAGTAATACTATTTGCTCTGACGCTTATTATGGACTGTTCAAGTGTGCCAGACAAACAGGAAGCAAAAGTAGAAGAGAACAAGATTTCCGAACGAACATTGGATCAAAGTAAAAAGTCAGATAATTTAGCATGGTTTAAGGATAAGTCACCAGTTTATATTTCAATTTCTCTTTTAAAAATTAAGGCTTCTGAAGAATTTTGTAATAGGTTTGAGCCGGGATTATTCGGGAGTAGTTTGGGAGGATTGCTTAGAAAGCCAGACCTAGATTTTAGAGCTTGGCTCAGAGAAGAAAATTCGAATATTGCGCATATCGCAAGTACGCAAGGATTTGAAATTATTACCTTAAAATGCGGAAAAGAGGAGAATACAAAGTTTAGTTTTTTTCAGGGCAATGGGATCATATCGAGAGATTCTCATTTGTCATTTTCTATAAAGATTTATGAAAACGACCAACTTGTAACAGATAATAAAACTGAGAAACTGAATAAAATTGTTACCGACTTATCATCAATTGCAACCGCAGCAGTAGATAAAGGATTCCTTCAAAAGAACAGAGGTGATGCGTTTTTAAATTATTTCTCCTTCGCGCTTATACCTGTAGACTTGCTCAATAATATTAACAATTTAATATATGGAGAAGAAACATTAGTAACATCATTTGAAATAAATTTATTTAGAGATAATTATTTTTTACCTGCGACTACTTCTGGAGACACAATTAAGACCGAAATATTAAAAGCGAATGAAATAAAAAATTTTACTGTTCTAGACAATTCTAAGCTACCAGACATGAAAGATGTTACTGCTATTAGATATGAAATCCCCACTAAAGCAAATGAACTAGAATTAACATTCGAAATACTATTAAGCAAACGTAAGGATTAATTTTTCATATTTACAGATTATGCATACAAATGTTATGTATATTTTTATGTCAAAATTATTCAAAAACAAATACAGGATAGAATCCACAAGGCGAAAAAATTGGGATTATTCACAAGAAGGATTTTATTTTATCACGATTTGCACAAAGGATAGAATAAAAGCATTCGGTAGTATTAAGGATGGAGAAATGATAAATACAAAACAGGCAGATATTTGTAACGAATGCTGGATGGATTTAACAAATCATTATCCCAATATTGAATTGGATGAATTTATCATAATGCCAGATCATGTGCATGGGATTGTTGCAATAACCGATTCGGTTTGCGTGAATCAATCCGACGTAGAGACAATTCGACCACGCGTAGAGACTCATGAATTGTCTCTACCGGTATATGATGAATTGTCTCTACGGGATATATCGGGTAAACGGAACGAACCCAATATACACGATGATCAATTCATTCGCCAACAACGCCGAAAAATGTTAATCCCCAAAATCATTGGTCGGTTTAAAATGCAATCAGCAAAGAAAATCAATCAATTTCAAAATACAATAGGACAACCATTCTGGCAAAAAAATTACCATGACAGAATTATTCGAAATGAAACGGAATTATATTTTGTCCGTGAATATATTCGCAATAATCCATTGCATTATACGGGGGATATTGTCGAACAAAATGAATTTGTCGTCGTAGAGACAATGAATCCTCTCTGCAATACGATAAAACAAACCAAATACATCAAAGGAACCAACCATGAATGAAATCGCACAGACAACAATGGTAAAGGCAATTCACGAATTGACTCTGATAACCGTAAAACCCGTAAAGACAATTCATGAATTGTCTCTACGAGGACGATGCATCCTCATAACAATCCTCCTCCTCTCCTGCGCCTCGGAACAGAAGACTACAAAACTAGAAAGCTCGCTTGTAGAAGTAACAGCGTTTGGTTCTTCTCTGGATGATGCAGATACGGAAGCGAAGCTGCAAATAGTAGAGAGAGGCATAGGCGTGTTAGTCGAAGGGGGAAGTGCGGTAGCAGATGGGCAGTTGCAATACAGTGTGGTTTCCACGTTTGCACAGGGGTATGTGACGGATTATCAAAGAATTTCGAATGAGAAGCAGGGAAGCGGGTATTGGGTTAAGGCTAAGGGCAAACCGAATTTAAAAGCGATAGGCGATGCATTGGAGCAAAGAAGACGAGAGATTGGAAATCCAAAAATGCTGATTCTAATGAGTGAAACAATGTTTGGGAAAAAATCAAAGGCTGGGTCTACTAAGAGCGAATACATATTCCAGGCTGATTTAAAAAAAGATGGATTCCAGTTTGATGATAAAGAAACAGTCATGAAGATATTAGCCCGCGAAAAAGGATTAGAAGTTGGTGCTTACGGAAATCCAAAAGCAGAAGAGTTGGCTCAAAGGATTGCAGTAGAGTTAAATACGGATATACTTGTAATCGGAGAAGCGATTCTCAAGAACGCAGGCGAAATCCGTAAAGGCACAGGACTCTTCTCAATTCAGACTGACGTAAAATACAAATTAGTAGATATAAACTCAGGAGCGATTATCGCAACGGCAACTGATACAGCTATAGTGTCTGACGTTGACCAAGAGTTAGGTGCAACAGAAGCACTTAATCAGGTCACAGAAAAACTCACTCCTAAAATCAAAGAGCAGATCGGCAAACAATGGCAAGCCGGTAGCACAACTCGCATTGCCTTTAAAGGAATTAGTCTTGGAGAATTCTTATCGAGCGACATCACCGACACAATCAAAAAAATCCGTGGAGTCAATGGCGTAGACGATAGAGGCAACACGGGAGTAGGTCCTACCATTGAAGTCAAATGCTACTGTGGAAGATTTGAACTCGTAAAACGTATATCCAAACGAAGCTTCGAGATGGACTATACACTAGAGTTGAAAGAAGAAAAAGGAAATCTAATTGTGTTCGGGGTGAAGAAACCGTAGGGATATTGCAACCACAATCTCGCGTAGAGACAATTCATGAATTGTCTTTACGATGAATTGTCTTTACGATATAGACAGAACCAGTCAAGGATTCGCGGATAACAAAGATTATGCAGTTATCAGATGGGAATGTGGGGAAGTTGTGAGGTGATTATTACTCTTCAACTTTCGAATAAGGTTGAATCGTTTTAAGTTTAGAAATTCCAGAATAATGTTTTATATTGAAAGTATGAAGCGGTAAATTTAAAGATAATGCTAATTCGCAATGCTCTTTAGAAAGCCAAACGCGATCAAAGGAACCAAATTTTTTTGTGATGTCTTTTTAATGAAACATTCTTTAAGAACAACTCTCCATCATTTAGAATATTTGAATTTAATTGAATAGCTTTATTCATATATTCATTTTTTTGATTTAAAGTAAGAATTGCAATCTCCGCCGCTACTTGTGCTCAGTCTGCCTTGGAATCCAAAGAATGGCAGAACGAAGCATTTACCTTTGTAATCAAAGAAGCAATTCTAAAAGGAAAAGCGAAAGACGAAAAAGGGAACATAACAGCCCGTAGCCTTCGCAAGTAGAGATAATTCATGAATTATTTTTACGATGATGTCTTTACGATGATCGATAATACAAAAACAAAAAGAGGTTGAAAAGGATTTTAGGTAGTAATAAGATTATCTTTAAATAGAAGGAGGTCTCAAAATGCAGGTAAATGCTAATTTCTTAATGGATAATAAGGGCGAGAAACAATTTGTAATGATACCGTATCTTGAATGGGAAAAAATTCAAAAATTACTCAACAAAATGGATGCATTAGAAGGAATTAAAAAAGGATATATTGAAGTTAAGAAGGCTAAAAATTCCAAGAAAAAACTAAGAACTTTAAGTGAGTTTTTAAGTGAATGTTGAAATAAGGACAACTAGGCAGTTTGAAAAGAATGCAAAATTTCTTATCAAGAAATACAAATCTTTGAAAGAAGAATTAAATGACCTACAAGAAAGTCTTTTGGCCAACCCACGTATGGGTGTTCAAATAAAAGAGAATGTGTATAAGATTCGATTGGCTGTAAAAAGCAAAGGAAAAGGGAAAAGTGGCGGGTTACGCATTATTAACTACATTAGTATTGAAATACAAGAATTGAAAAATGAGACTACGATCGTTTACCTATTAAGCATTTACGATAAGTCAGATACAGAAAAAATTTCCGATAGTGAAATAAAAGAATTAATCTCAGACATTGATAATGAGGATTTATGAAAAGACTTACTTTTTTAGCTATATTACTATTTGCATTCATTTCCCTCTCTGCTGGCGAATTACGAGTAGCCGTTGTGGGAGAGCCAGAAGAGCTTCGTTTAAAAGTAGAAGCTGCGTTGTTTAATTCTCCTTATTGTAAAGTCATTGAGTTAAACAAAAGAAAAGATGCGCTGAATGAAATTAAAATGGGTCAGCTTGGTGTGCTCGATGAAGAGAGTGTGGCTAAAGCTGGTAAACTGCTGACGGATACTTAACGTTAATCGACATTCAGCCCGATGGTAGCATCTTACAGCTATTACCCAACAAGACAGGGCAATCCAATCAGATTAAAGCAGAGGAGCCTTTTCGTTTTCCACCAGAAGACATTGATCTAAAAGTTTCTCCTCCTGCAGGAATGGATTCAATTAAGGCAATTGTTACTAAGAAGCCTTTGAATTTATTTAACAAAGCAGACTTGGACAATGAAAGTATTTCGTCTGTTAAACCCGGGAGCGGTATTCGCGCGGGTAAAGGTTTGAATATGACCATTAAGAAAGTTCCTGCTGGTGATTGGGGAATGGATGAAGTGAAGTTTTATACGATAGAGTAGAGGCAATTCACGAATTGTCCTTACGGTGGGATTACCTCATATTTCTCAATACGGAATTTTTAATTTAAGTTTTTCAATATTTTTGAAATGTTTGGAATTCCTAGAATAAAAATCAACGTTATGAAAGATAGCGGAGGCCGCATTTATGCTATCAATCAAACCAGTTCCTGATGTCAATTTGTGTTTGGAATAGATTTTAATTGCTAACTGCATGATTTGATTGTTCGTGTCTAGAATAGGATAGAATACACTTTCTTGAATTTGTTTTAATTGGGTTTTATTTTCAGCACCAGATATCAATTCCATCATTGTATAGTATGTAATATGAATATCATTTGTATGCTTATCAAAGAATGCGTTAGCAGGATCATAGTCACGGAAATAATCAACAAAAATATCTGTATCTACAAGAATCATATTTCGCGTTTTTCTATTTTCTTTCTCAATTGATTGATATAAGTAACACTGTCTGCTCCTATATCAGTTCTATTTTTCCAGATGCCTTTTAGCTGTT
Encoded here:
- the rodA gene encoding rod shape-determining protein RodA; this translates as MMLERRLEKIDYFLIISVVVVVLCGIFTLYFQEANISDGPGKWYKQLFYFIIGLMTMYFMSRINYQLLGSYALPIYLFSIFLLILTLIPGIGYLPNGRGARSWLKLGPFSLQTSEFAKLSTVILLGQYLVLKEREIRSITVLIIPFIIVIIPMVFIIVQPDFGTAVSFIPILLAMLFLGGADIMHISSLIILGGISLSIPMYLEYTRLTLMAPLVELLTKTEKTEVLSVVNQLGGKIWLVLNGETVLAKEGAILINPKNFKILQDAADQVIDENTSFLFKLFSNESFMITFGGSLILISAILIGLRITRGSDNLRKYYIPLGVLGISFLFAFAVTKKIPFRENQVIRLTAFINPDQFKQGAGYQLRASKPAIGSGRFVGKGFGHGEMTEGRVPHVPESSTDFIFASWAEQTGFIGSVFLLFFLLSIPLRGLQISFESKDRFGSLLAAGIVALIFFHMAINIGIVIGLMPITGLPLSFMSYGGSHLLMSMVAVGIILSIKLRKHAN
- a CDS encoding outer membrane lipoprotein-sorting protein, translating into MKLFSTLLLIINLSLFADEKLGGQEIIERLDRTLAINDGLTRARLSIKKGNHETHFWKVNIFKQGEDVLYTFEITHRKPVAKLLSIKRGQNLTYYNVLSGNFFGIEQMEKMERVLHSSFTYLDLSNLSYEANYSAAEVNKTKTETSETSILKMTPLSTPSYKYLELQVDNTDYAPRKIDFTSHEGFLIKTMKFRYGKIKVRESNSNSEISSLNRLEMTDNATGLVSILEFTEIDKDTKPNKILYEMKTMYEK
- a CDS encoding response regulator transcription factor, with the protein product MKEANLVFGIVEDDYRFLGTVVNLLKVRKDVKEILEFTSAEEALQSNFLSTINFLIIDIRLTGMDGITFLGQPSIRNLKIPKLLLSGFNAEERIFEALKYGATGYMFKGEIFTIDTAIDTLLSGEASITPSIALRIVNFFNDIENTPEESEPLTKRENEVLKELCEGYSIKTISKTLNISVTTLRVHVRSIYRKLEVNNQRQLMKKAKDKNLF
- a CDS encoding response regulator transcription factor, whose amino-acid sequence is MKTKMSVDLTSRETQIIELVIQGARNKDICDLLCISENTVKTHLQNIYSKLDVNSKAKLVTFAFQNKISIPPDMATSD
- a CDS encoding tetratricopeptide repeat protein, translating into MNKIGKTIQTITVKTIHELSLLVSLSLYRRIEAIRELPLRIIPIILLLTCSTPEEKNTIPTVEPVKIKGRIQIDEIKYSGPPKESWIVAGIRDTVTNDLAKVKEVEAISIDDQNKALKMIAERRKAGEKNLDPSKESAKILAADYLCVGNLQNTGKVLRLNIRLLKAPDFSAEQTSTLDGTLDEIFTLQDKVVESLLANVDAKMKPEERLAIEVFTPKNKKAYELYAQGLQIEDTNPKKALDLFLQALKLEPDYLEALNWIGIQYNALSQYEKAFEYHNRRKKLLEDKKLNNHKEYAKTLNNIGLVYKQQKNYTEALDYYFQSKKIEEDFGLRKTAEYASTLNNIGSVYDDQGKYAEALDYYFQTKKIEEDLGLGKTASYASTLNNIGAVYDDQGKYAEALDYYFRSKKISEDHGLGKTESYAANLNNIGYLYSSQGKYTEALEYYFKALKISEDLGLGKTAGHAVGLKNIGLAFYKKGEYCKATEWVKKAVTIREEIGVPSARDDLNIVQEKCEESKPTNVTQEKKKAIDWIIKNNRWGTKDNGVVQLLTEKINTAIQDKKNIYVVFGSGLLKSGKAMEIYWKNNRFSMKELSDEEIGEKKLEEMQLTDGELND
- a CDS encoding transposase is translated as MSKLFKNKYRIESTRRKNWDYSQEGFYFITICTKDRIKAFGSIKDGEMINTKQADICNECWMDLTNHYPNIELDEFIIMPDHVHGIVAITDSVCVNQSDVETIRPRVETHELSLPVYDELSLRDISGKRNEPNIHDDQFIRQQRRKMLIPKIIGRFKMQSAKKINQFQNTIGQPFWQKNYHDRIIRNETELYFVREYIRNNPLHYTGDIVEQNEFVVVETMNPLCNTIKQTKYIKGTNHE
- a CDS encoding DUF4384 domain-containing protein, producing MDIQPDGSILQLLPNKTGQSNQIKAEEPFRFPPEDIDLKVSPPAGMDSIKAIVTKKPLNLFNKADLDNESISSVKPGSGIRAGKGLNMTIKKVPAGDWGMDEVKFYTIE
- a CDS encoding PIN domain-containing protein is translated as MILVDTDIFVDYFRDYDPANAFFDKHTNDIHITYYTMMELISGAENKTQLKQIQESVFYPILDTNNQIMQLAIKIYSKHKLTSGTGLIDSINAASAIFHNVDFYSRNSKHFKNIEKLKLKIPY